From the genome of Dermochelys coriacea isolate rDerCor1 chromosome 1, rDerCor1.pri.v4, whole genome shotgun sequence:
AAAAGACAGCTCCTGATAAATCTTGCGTTGTAAACCCGCTGGAAGTCTTGGAACAACATTTAACTTAACTATTATCATTTAGATGTTTACTTCATGTGCTGAGAATCATGATAGTATCAAAAATGTCATTTACAGAATCATCAAACTCGCCTTTGTTCTGCTTTTTGATTTCATTAGAAAGTTTAATTCAAAGTCATGCTTGATGTTGAAGAACCCAAAAAAACCCATATGAAATGAACATGAATTCTTTGTTTTACTACTTATCTCATTCTGACGGTGTTTGTTTTAGTGtgaaaaaatggttttaattaCTTCAGTTAATTCAGTGAATTATTTCCTACTATGTACTTCAGCTCTAGGCATATTGAATGAGAAATTTATACATGCGTGTTTAGTAATCATTTCACTAATCTTGACTTGCAGTGTTAATCAGTAGATTTCACATTTACTACAGGTAAAACTAGAAATGATCTAGTGAAATCAACAGtgtgaaggaaaaacaaaaaagatgaacTAGCCAGATTTTATGTAGAACCATGTTGTCATATATCCTGTTTACTTTCCAGAAGTTTCTGGTTTCCAGTCAtctgttttccagttttttctgttaaaattcaTAAATCCACCTTGTCTTCAGCACCCTATGACAGTTGACTCTGTAGGCTAGCCACACCATTTTCCCCAGTCACCAGTAACTTTACTCGCTTTTCTTCCTCTCTAGATTCCTAGGCAGTTCTGTAACTTTCTTATCGTTTCCTAATAACAAGATCCTTGGTGATGTCACCACTTCCCTTTCTATTTTTAGAATAGTTTTCCTTTGCTGATATGAGGTGTTTAGGTTCTAATTTCAGAGTGATACAGAAATGTAAAAAGATAGATCAGTGGATGGTGTATTTTGGGTTTTGATATTCCACCCTCCAACAACTCTGCCCTCCGCAAGCAAAACCCATCTTGTTCTGTCCATATGTTCTCCATATTAGTGAATACCAGTATTCGTTAACTTCTCCTGACCGCACCAACCAACTTACTCTCTATATAACATGATATGGCACATTGGATCCATTACCTCTGTGGTGGAAACTCCTGGTTCTTCCCTACATCCATAAAAGAAACATTCCTGGAGAAAATAACTCTTCACTCCCCCTACTCTTTTTCCAGAACTGCTGTCTGAGGGAGAAGGAATCTCTCATCCCTTCACTGTGCTCCAACCGGAGAAAGATTCTCTTAGTAGTATTTCTTCTGCTTAGCCAATGGAGGGGAGATTATTATTGGACTGACTGTGAGGACCTACAGCAGGACTCTGGCTTTTTCTACTGAAACCTTGCTCCAGATTGTTACTTACGTCTGATTTCATCTAAAGGATTGTAGGGAGTTTAGTTTGGCTTTGTCAATGAATAAAGACTCCTGAAGAATACATCTTTCTGGGAAAGAAAGCCTACTCATCATGAGCTTTGACTCTCTGTATCACTAGCTATGAGGCAGTCCTAGGTATAATGTTTCATTTGTCAGCATGGTGAAACGTGATATTACGTGATTAGTACATTAAATGACATCATTATATCTTATTTTTCTAAAGTTCTTCATAAACCATTGTACCTTTTTCATTGCTTCAATGTTTTTTAATATTACAGAAGTccttttgtgttttgtgaagcTGAAGTGGAAACCTTTCTTCTTGCTTCCAGTGTAATGCCAGGGACTGTTTTTCCAACACATACCACGCCTTTGGAAAAttttggtaaacttttttttttgtaagttttaTTTATAGTTCATATAAACTGTTGTCCCACTATGATTCTCTAAATTAGATGAAGTGTTCCGTTATAAAGAAAAATTGTAATCAAATGCAGTGCAGTTAGTAAGCTTCAAACCCAGATATTTTCATAATCAATTTTCAAGGTTAAAATTTAGGAGGTAAACTGTTGTGCCAGTTTCCAAATAATTGGTCAGTTACATAAAACactttgttttcttcatttaGTGAAGAGCAAAATGTTTTCTATATAAAATTTTCTTATATAATTCTGTATATCAAAATTATATGAATCTTATATTTACTCTTGTAACCTTATCAAACTTGTTGAAAGGATGGATATAAGTTTTGCTGATATGTTATATATTATTTAACAACCTAGACTGTCAGTGCTCTATTAAATGTTGTGAAGAAAACAGTCTTGTACAGGAGCAAGAGGAGTGGTTTAGATTAGTATTTAATTGGTGGGGCACAGCCTGTCACCaaaaagtgagggggaaaaacTGGCAGAATTGTTTGATCTTTAAGATCCAGTAGGAATTTGGGGCTGGGGTAGCAGCGAAGGAGCATACTCTCCCTCCTGCTGCGGTAACTGCCATCTAGTCCCTGCTCTAGTCCCTCCTGCCCTCAAATCCAGTTAGAATGGAGATCTTCATCCTCCCCACAACCTGCACAGCTTTGAGATGTGGGGAGCAGAGCTTTCAGAGACAGCGGAACTATCATCAAAACCTCTTTGAAGCAGTATTGCCTCAGAGCGAAGTGCTGGGCAAGCAGAGAGAGACTTTGGGGCTTCAATGCTAGCGGCAAAAACAGGGAAACCGCTACCAAGGGACAAGAGGAGGGGGTGAGAACAGCTCCAGCAGTAAAAGTACAAAATTGTAGCAAGCAAAAACTTTACCCCTCtcttgggttgggggagggagaaattgaCTCTTCAGGGCTccactgtttaacagtgcaagtTAACTGGCTTTCTTTCCCCTCACCCCTGTCCATTTTCGTATCCTGCATCCAGTAGTGATAGGTGAACATGTTAGCTGGATGCCACTGCTAAAATTCTCAGTTACTAAGTAGTTAttattgacatttaaattataaCGGTTTTCAACTGGGTGTCAACTTTGCAATTATTAAAGCCATATAATATCCTCAAAGCTATTGTTTCACTCCATCTGCAGATTCAGGAGCACATTTCAGTAGTTCATATGTTAAAGGCTTTCTTCACCttaaagggctagaaacttaaggTTTGTCCACGCCTGGGAGTTATACCAGAATAGCTACAGTTCTATAGTTATTCTgctatagctgtgttggtcaatTTTGCCATACAGCCAAGCCTTAATATGCTTTAAATTAAACTCAGACAGAAATTGGAGCCAGTAGAGAGAAATTCGGGAGAAACATAAAAGCTTTATTATTGATTCTACTTTtaaaattgggggaggggagtaaaTTTAAATATAACTTGAAAAATTGGTTAACTTTCATACACTTCCTCTCTTTGGGGCTGGTCCTATTTTGTGGTTGCAGATATTTGACTTCGGAACTTGATCCTCTTAATTGAAGGTGGGGTCAGTAATTAAGAAAAGGGCTCTTCTCAGGATGCTTAGGGACTGCCCTACAGTGATTGAGATGTGGGATAAGAAAGCACATGATTCCAGctgctctttttttaaacatggaactAGGTTGATGGGAATCCGCTGCAATGGAATGTGGGAGTGCTAGACTTCTCCCCTGAAGTGAGAGGGCTTCTCTATTAGACTGCACCAAAAGTAgaagtgtatacattttttcatttgaaaagttaatgaaataaaatattgaacattattttatttaaacaggtCCCAAATTGTTATTCATATTGGGCCTAATTAGGGTTGATAACGCTAGCAACTCTTCAAGTGTTGTTGACACTGCATATACCTGATGCAAGACAGGGAACTAAAATCTTCACATTGCCCACTGTAAGAAGTACAAAACACTGAGTTCAGGTCTTGTCAGGGAAATAAGAGGAAATGATTTtcacaccatttaaaaaaaaatcttttttttatcaTGCCTATTCATTTGTTCTCTTTATTAGAATTCAATTTTGTATTTACAAGTATTTCACTGACTTGAAAAGGGAGCTTGGACAGGCACCCACAAGATATTCATTTATATATGCTTACGCCTTGTCTGAACTAGAATTTAAAGATGTTcttagctaacacattttaatagTCTAATGTGAATAAGGCAGTGTAGGGTTTAATGCATGCTGAATTGGGAGAATTGAAATTTACAGAGCAACCTCAAAAAGACGAGACCTTAAAGAAACAATTGTCGGACCTAATCCAGGTTTTCACCATTCAGGATGTGAGCTCTGCTTGAAGACTTAGGCCTgagtctacactataaacttcgGGTATTATAATAATTTACAGATGTGAGttttttacaacatttttataTAGTGACTGCTTGCTTGGTGATATCATTTCAGATAGCTTTAGTCACTTGGCATTCCTTCTGAGAGTTTGGGGTCtccatttaatatttaatatccaTTTGGTTTCCTCTTCATCTTAAACACATATTCCTTATAATAGTACTACTTGTCACCTGTTGTGGCAGATTCTCTGTccctggaaatattttaaatcagattttttttctaaaagatatgctctcgTTCAAAGTGAAAATAATTCAAGATATTCTTATTGTGGCGCTGTCAggaattttttaaatagtttattggTTAGAAATTGCCAATTTGTGGAAACCAAAACTTTTCCTGTGAAAAGGGctttcaggtccaggatggaatttcagaggagagagaggatcCAATAGTCAGATGGTTAGGACACCTCACCTATATTGTTAACGGTTTCACTGCAGATCATTttagcaaaaaaagcaaatgtgctTACCATCCCGCATGCTTTCCTGGGTGTTAGAAGTCCCAGTTGTCCCTTTTCCAGCTACCAAAACCTCCCTATTTGCTATGACAACTTTTTAGGCAGTGCCAGTACAAAAATATGTGGCACattgaaaattcaaaattatggACAATACAAAGTAAAGAGAATATAGTATCATACCCACAAAAGGGTACTGTGCTTCttataatatttttcatattacttcatttttaaatttgccagaagctgctgcagaatttgTTGTTCACTGTTAGTCACTGTAGTGCTGCAGAAGTTGGGGAGCCTAACAACAGAGTTTGGGTGCTCCATGGCAAAGTGAAATTAGAGTCCCATTTATAAACTGAATTTAAGATTTTATTAGGAGTTATGCTATTATTTACATTTGTTAATTAACCACTTTTCATATGGTAATTCACAGTTGCATTGATGCccatttaaaaaatgcatcttGCAGCAGCATTGAACGTTAGCACTCTGGAGCTGCAATAAGTCTTATGCTTGAACTGGCAAATTCTGCTGTAAATTAGCCACTACAGGTGGTGaacagtaacttttttttaaatggcattcaTTCAAACTCTTCAAATGGTAATAAGAAGACTCGCTGTGGTGAAACATggttgcttgttttgtttttgaatgcaattgCTACCAGTGAGCATTGCCAGTACATCtacaaaatgttgttgttttagtctATTTCTCCTTTTGAAGAAACAGTATAAATTGGACAAATGCTAGATTTTAGCCCTGGTGGTGTCTTATACCAAAATTTATATTGTGCTACACATCATTATCTGTTCTTCATTAAACTTAAAATACCATGTTTGCGTTCACATTAcatttaattaatatatttactaaatttacttttttatattAGATCCTTCAGGAAAGAGATATGCTGTTGCATGTacacaggaaggagaggagaaaaaacaagCCTCTGGCACTTCTGGTACTAGAGGAACAAGAAAGACGACTTCAAATACTACTCCTAGAAGATCTGCACGGAACAGAAAACCTGAGACTATGAGTCAGTCTCACAGCTCACCAAGATCAAGTAATTCTGGATGTGATGCCCCCAATGACGATAACTCAGCTATAAATGTTCCTTCTGCAGAATCAGAAAAACCACTTTCAAAACGAAAGTCTAAAAGAGGAGTTAAACAGCAGGTACCTTTGGTTAAAAAGAAACTTAGAAGTTCTCTGCGTTCTGAAAAATCATCCAGTGATTCAGTGGAAGATGATGAAGCTGTGGAATCTGATACACATCCAATATTAGATAAAGACCACCTGTCGGATATTGAAAGCAGTAACTCTTGCCTTACGcacaaaaataatgcaaaaacagAGTCTGCTAATGGCTTAGAAAGCTGCAGTGAAAATGTAGAGAGTGAGAATCTTACGAGAGACTGTGACAAAGAACAGGATACCCTAGAAAATTCAGATTCAGATTCTTGTATCCAAGAACCTCCTGTGTTAACCTTAGAGATTCAGAAATGTGAAATAAAAGATGTTAATAAAAATGCTACAGATTTTGAAAGTAAAGATGTCTGTGAAAATATTCCTGAACAAATAGAACAACCAGTGGATAGTCACAGAGATCAATTACTTGAGGATTCAGTAACATCTACAAAAGTAGATCAGACATTAGATAGTCCCCAAGATGAATTGCCTGAGTATCCAGAATCTGTGGCAAAAGTAGATCCATCTTTAGATAGCCCCAGAAATGAATTGAGTGAGCATCCAGAATCCATAGAAATTGATGATTCTGAGGACAAAGAACAGTCTGCAAATTGTAACACTGAAAATATTGAGAACATAAAAACTGTTCAAGATACTGAAACAGCTGTATTAATAAATGTTTCTCTAGACATTAACAAATTGGACCAGTCTTTAGAAGAGGAGCCCATACCTGTATGTGAAGAGGCCAGAACTACAGAGTTACTCAAGGTGAATGTTGAACAATCTAATAAACATTTTAATGAGGATAACAGTGAAATGATACCAATGGAATGTGACTCGTTTTGCAGTGACCAGACTGAATCTCAAATTGAACAGCCACCACTGGTTGATAGTATAAAACAAGAGGAGGCAAGCTCATTGCAGCAAGATTCCGAAAACTGTGTATCACACTCAGGTCTTTCTGACAAAAAAGATGAAGCTTCTTCTCAAGAAACAGAATGctcaacagaatttaaaaaagataaaaagccTCGAACTAGAAGGTCTAGATTTCACTCTCCATCAACAACTTGGTCTCCTTCCAGGAGAGAGGGTGGAAAATCTCAGTCACCATCTCCCAAAAGAGAGACTGTCAGGGAGGGCAGGAGGTCTCAGTCACCCGAAAGGGAAACTGCCAGGGAGGGCAGGCGATCTTCTTCTCGGTCTCCAAAAAGAGAGACTGTCAGAGGGGGCAGGAAAACACCATCTCGGTCTCCTAAAAGGGAGACTGACAGGGAAGGCAGAAGATCTCTTTCTCGGTCAAGAGTTAAAGATTCCTCTCCCAGGCAAAAATCTAGGTCTCAAAGCAAAGACAGGGATAGTGAGAGAGATGGACAAAGGAGAGATCatgacagagagagaagaaataggAGATGGTCAAGATCCCGGTCACGATCTAGATCAAGATCCAGATCAAGAACAAGAAGTAAGGGTCCTTCATTCATTAGGAATGAGAGAGATGGTCACTCTCCTCGGTGGAAAGAAAGATGGACAAATGACAGCTGGAGAAGTCCCAGAGGAAATGATAGATACAAAAGAAGTGAAcaggagaaacagaatgaaaatctgcaaaaagaaaaagaccaTACAGACAAAAGTACTGATGAGCAATGTTCTTCTGAAAAGCATAAGAATGATTGTCCAGACTGGGTAATGGAAAGGATAAATTCTGTTCCCGAAactaggagcagagagagagacaaatttaAAGATCCACAATGGGAAGAAAATAGACACGATAATTCAGGACATTCTTGGAATAAAAACTTTGGTTCAGGTTGGATTTCAAATCGTGGCAGAGGCAGCCGTAACAGAGGTGGCCGTGGCAGAGGCGGTTTTATGTATGGAGACCAGAATGAA
Proteins encoded in this window:
- the SCAF11 gene encoding protein SCAF11 isoform X2, which produces MKNKKKCVPDIEDQKHEDMEGEENEESCSCPTAVLYDEADRCPICLNCLLEKEVGFPENCRHFFCMTCILKWAEIMASCPIDRKPFQAVYQLGVLKYHIKVQEKIQLREKGEKENCCCNKEKYYHMNTKIFMRRDARADKRPLIEKLCKDLKNYSGISDDERNKETASVKINKPRRQTCSNECFRNHFCNRSPSTGESFSSYRNDCTELTEIHTVIRQKRRELELSSSSALARVQRSPFVFCEAEVETFLLASSVMPGTVFPTHTTPLENFDPSGKRYAVACTQEGEEKKQASGTSGTRGTRKTTSNTTPRRSARNRKPETMSQSHSSPRSSNSGCDAPNDDNSAINVPSAESEKPLSKRKSKRGVKQQVPLVKKKLRSSLRSEKSSSDSVEDDEAVESDTHPILDKDHLSDIESSNSCLTHKNNAKTESANGLESCSENVESENLTRDCDKEQDTLENSDSDSCIQEPPVLTLEIQKCEIKDVNKNATDFESKDVCENIPEQIEQPVDSHRDQLLEDSVTSTKVDQTLDSPQDELPEYPESVAKVDPSLDSPRNELSEHPESIEIDDSEDKEQSANCNTENIENIKTVQDTETAVLINVSLDINKLDQSLEEEPIPVCEEARTTELLKVNVEQSNKHFNEDNSEMIPMECDSFCSDQTESQIEQPPLVDSIKQEEASSLQQDSENCVSHSGLSDKKDEASSQETECSTEFKKDKKPRTRRSRFHSPSTTWSPSRREGGKSQSPSPKRETVREGRRSQSPERETAREGRRSSSRSPKRETVRGGRKTPSRSPKRETDREGRRSLSRSRVKDSSPRQKSRSQSKDRDSERDGQRRDHDRERRNRRWSRSRSRSRSRSRSRTRSKGPSFIRNERDGHSPRWKERWTNDSWRSPRGNDRYKRSEQEKQNENLQKEKDHTDKSTDEQCSSEKHKNDCPDWVMERINSVPETRSRERDKFKDPQWEENRHDNSGHSWNKNFGSGWISNRGRGSRNRGGRGRGGFMYGDQNENHWQNRKPLSGNSNSSGNETARFPEHQPYRRKSEQDFSFDTPADRSGWTSASSWAVRKTLPADVQNYYSRRGRNSSSPQSGWMRQEDETSEQDPNLKDQTNQPGDGSQLPINMMQQQMNVMPQVNAQHQPMNIFPYPVGVHAPIMNIQHNPFNIHPPLPLHLHTGVPLIQVAAPTNVSQGLPPPPPPPPPSQQVSYIASQTDGKQLQGIPSAPHVSNNMSAPLLPAPTAVLGNVGTVQGPSSGNATSSSHIKTSNAAVKFAEGKKLLIQEKAAQEVKLAIKPFYQNKDITKEEYKEIVRKAVDKVCHSKSGEVNSAKVANLVKAYVDKYKHSRKKNPEEAVSAERKRE
- the SCAF11 gene encoding protein SCAF11 isoform X1, which translates into the protein MKNKKKCVPDIEDQKHEDMEGEENEESCSCPTAVLYDEADRCPICLNCLLEKEVGFPENCRHFFCMTCILKWAEIMASCPIDRKPFQAVYQLGVLKYHIKVQEKIQLREKGEKENCCCNKEKYYHMNTKIFMRRDARADKRPLIEKLCKDLKNYSGISDDERNKETASVKINKPRRQTCSNECFRNHFCNRSPSTGESFSSYRNDCTELTEIHTVIRQKRRELELSSSSALARVQRSPFVFCEAEVETFLLASSVMPGTVFPTHTTPLENFDPSGKRYAVACTQEGEEKKQASGTSGTRGTRKTTSNTTPRRSARNRKPETMSQSHSSPRSSNSGCDAPNDDNSAINVPSAESEKPLSKRKSKRGVKQQVPLVKKKLRSSLRSEKSSSDSVEDDEAVESDTHPILDKDHLSDIESSNSCLTHKNNAKTESANGLESCSENVESENLTRDCDKEQDTLENSDSDSCIQEPPVLTLEIQKCEIKDVNKNATDFESKDVCENIPEQIEQPVDSHRDQLLEDSVTSTKVDQTLDSPQDELPEYPESVAKVDPSLDSPRNELSEHPESIEIDDSEDKEQSANCNTENIENIKTVQDTETAVLINVSLDINKLDQSLEEEPIPVCEEARTTELLKVNVEQSNKHFNEDNSEMIPMECDSFCSDQTESQIEQPPLVDSIKQEEASSLQQDSENCVSHSGLSDKKDEASSQETECSTEFKKDKKPRTRRSRFHSPSTTWSPSRREGGKSQSPSPKRETVREGRRSQSPERETAREGRRSSSRSPKRETVRGGRKTPSRSPKRETDREGRRSLSRSRVKDSSPRQKSRSQSKDRDSERDGQRRDHDRERRNRRWSRSRSRSRSRSRSRTRSKGPSFIRNERDGHSPRWKERWTNDSWRSPRGNDRYKRSEQEKQNENLQKEKDHTDKSTDEQCSSEKHKNDCPDWVMERINSVPETRSRERDKFKDPQWEENRHDNSGHSWNKNFGSGWISNRGRGSRNRGGRGRGGFMYGDQNENHWQNRKPLSGNSNSSGNETARFPEHQPYRRKSEQDFSFDTPADRSGWTSASSWAVRKTLPADVQNYYSRRGRNSSSPQSGWMRQEDETSEQDPNLKDQTNQPGDGSQLPINMMQQQMNVMPQVNAQHQPMNIFPYPVGVHAPIMNIQHNPFNIHPPLPLHLHTGVPLIQVAAPTNVSQGLPPPPPPPPPSQQVSYIASQTDGKQLQGIPSAPHVSNNMSAPLLPAPTAVLGNVGTVQGPSSGNATSSSHIKTSNAAVKFAEGKVSVTVEASADSSKKDQKLLIQEKAAQEVKLAIKPFYQNKDITKEEYKEIVRKAVDKVCHSKSGEVNSAKVANLVKAYVDKYKHSRKKNPEEAVSAERKRE
- the SCAF11 gene encoding protein SCAF11 isoform X3 encodes the protein MASCPIDRKPFQAVYQLGVLKYHIKVQEKIQLREKGEKENCCCNKEKYYHMNTKIFMRRDARADKRPLIEKLCKDLKNYSGISDDERNKETASVKINKPRRQTCSNECFRNHFCNRSPSTGESFSSYRNDCTELTEIHTVIRQKRRELELSSSSALARVQRSPFVFCEAEVETFLLASSVMPGTVFPTHTTPLENFDPSGKRYAVACTQEGEEKKQASGTSGTRGTRKTTSNTTPRRSARNRKPETMSQSHSSPRSSNSGCDAPNDDNSAINVPSAESEKPLSKRKSKRGVKQQVPLVKKKLRSSLRSEKSSSDSVEDDEAVESDTHPILDKDHLSDIESSNSCLTHKNNAKTESANGLESCSENVESENLTRDCDKEQDTLENSDSDSCIQEPPVLTLEIQKCEIKDVNKNATDFESKDVCENIPEQIEQPVDSHRDQLLEDSVTSTKVDQTLDSPQDELPEYPESVAKVDPSLDSPRNELSEHPESIEIDDSEDKEQSANCNTENIENIKTVQDTETAVLINVSLDINKLDQSLEEEPIPVCEEARTTELLKVNVEQSNKHFNEDNSEMIPMECDSFCSDQTESQIEQPPLVDSIKQEEASSLQQDSENCVSHSGLSDKKDEASSQETECSTEFKKDKKPRTRRSRFHSPSTTWSPSRREGGKSQSPSPKRETVREGRRSQSPERETAREGRRSSSRSPKRETVRGGRKTPSRSPKRETDREGRRSLSRSRVKDSSPRQKSRSQSKDRDSERDGQRRDHDRERRNRRWSRSRSRSRSRSRSRTRSKGPSFIRNERDGHSPRWKERWTNDSWRSPRGNDRYKRSEQEKQNENLQKEKDHTDKSTDEQCSSEKHKNDCPDWVMERINSVPETRSRERDKFKDPQWEENRHDNSGHSWNKNFGSGWISNRGRGSRNRGGRGRGGFMYGDQNENHWQNRKPLSGNSNSSGNETARFPEHQPYRRKSEQDFSFDTPADRSGWTSASSWAVRKTLPADVQNYYSRRGRNSSSPQSGWMRQEDETSEQDPNLKDQTNQPGDGSQLPINMMQQQMNVMPQVNAQHQPMNIFPYPVGVHAPIMNIQHNPFNIHPPLPLHLHTGVPLIQVAAPTNVSQGLPPPPPPPPPSQQVSYIASQTDGKQLQGIPSAPHVSNNMSAPLLPAPTAVLGNVGTVQGPSSGNATSSSHIKTSNAAVKFAEGKVSVTVEASADSSKKDQKLLIQEKAAQEVKLAIKPFYQNKDITKEEYKEIVRKAVDKVCHSKSGEVNSAKVANLVKAYVDKYKHSRKKNPEEAVSAERKRE